Proteins encoded within one genomic window of Acidimicrobiales bacterium:
- the rpoD gene encoding RNA polymerase sigma factor RpoD, with translation MSEPIHVQEPIEGVPLVDLRRLLALGKLKGTLRLGEVMTILHPVDPNEEVITAVRRMCAGQGIVLVEDDEEQAAALVEEVAVLTGGPAASDDGDPAPAAAVRRTRPRRPRRDDADVLETTRAGSSTDPVRMYLKEIGRVPLLTGAEEVALAKRIEAGSRAAERLADLAAAGETDTLAFDERRRLSRQVSDGEKAKQALIQANLRLVVSIAKRYVGRGMLFLDLIQEGNLGLMRAVEKFDYTKGFKFSTYATWWIRQAITRAIADQARTIRIPVHMVESIHKVHRTQRQMIQELEREPTVEELAERVGMTATRVREIQRISQDPLSLDSPVGEEDDSNLGDFIEDQQAEAPAEAAARRMLNDAVEDALRELSEREQQVVRLRFGLEDGQARTLEEVGREFGVTRERIRQIESKTLAKLRHPQRRQKLRDYLDIE, from the coding sequence ATGAGCGAGCCGATCCACGTCCAGGAGCCCATCGAGGGCGTACCGCTCGTGGACCTGCGGCGGTTGCTGGCCCTCGGCAAGCTGAAGGGCACGCTCCGCTTGGGCGAGGTCATGACCATCCTGCACCCGGTCGACCCGAACGAGGAGGTCATCACCGCGGTCCGGCGCATGTGCGCCGGCCAGGGGATCGTCCTCGTCGAGGACGACGAGGAGCAGGCCGCGGCCCTGGTCGAGGAGGTCGCCGTCCTGACCGGCGGCCCCGCCGCCAGCGACGACGGCGACCCGGCGCCGGCCGCCGCCGTGCGCCGCACCCGGCCCCGGCGGCCCCGGCGGGACGACGCCGACGTGCTCGAGACGACCAGGGCCGGCAGCAGCACCGACCCCGTCCGCATGTACCTGAAGGAGATCGGCCGGGTGCCGCTCCTCACGGGGGCGGAGGAGGTGGCGCTGGCCAAGCGCATCGAGGCCGGGTCGCGGGCGGCCGAGCGGCTGGCCGACCTGGCCGCGGCCGGCGAGACCGACACGCTCGCCTTCGACGAGCGGCGCCGGCTGTCCCGCCAGGTCAGCGACGGCGAGAAGGCCAAGCAGGCGCTGATCCAGGCCAACCTGCGCCTCGTCGTGTCGATCGCCAAGCGCTACGTCGGGCGGGGGATGCTGTTCCTCGACCTGATCCAGGAGGGGAACCTCGGTTTGATGCGGGCGGTCGAGAAGTTCGACTACACGAAGGGCTTCAAGTTCTCGACCTACGCCACCTGGTGGATCCGCCAGGCGATCACGAGGGCGATCGCCGACCAGGCCCGCACGATCCGGATCCCCGTCCACATGGTCGAGTCGATCCACAAGGTCCACCGCACCCAGCGCCAGATGATCCAGGAGCTGGAGCGGGAGCCGACGGTGGAGGAGCTGGCCGAGCGGGTCGGGATGACGGCGACGAGGGTGCGGGAGATCCAGCGCATCTCCCAGGACCCGCTGTCGCTCGACTCGCCGGTGGGGGAGGAGGACGACTCCAACCTCGGCGACTTCATCGAGGACCAGCAGGCCGAGGCGCCGGCCGAGGCCGCCGCCCGGCGGATGCTGAACGACGCCGTCGAGGACGCCCTGCGGGAGCTGTCCGAGCGCGAGCAGCAGGTCGTCCGGCTGCGCTTCGGGCTGGAGGACGGCCAGGCGAGGACCCTCGAGGAGGTGGGCAGGGAGTTCGGCGTGACGAGGGAGCGGATCCGCCAGATCGAGTCGAAGACCCTGGCCAAGCTCCGCCACCCGCAGCGGCGCCAGAAGCTGCGGGACTACCTCGACATCGAGTAG
- the dnaG gene encoding DNA primase produces the protein MGILDEDVERVRAASNLVDVAGQYVALRRVGRQWVGVCPFHAEKTPSFSVNGEEGVYYCFGCQARGDTITFVREIEHLDFVGAVELLAAKSGITLRYTDRAQGEGRKRRARLVEALATAVDWYHERLLASPDAAPARSYLRSRGFDGDLVRRYRLGWAPEGWDTLVRALRLSEDVVRDTGLGVPGRRGGMIDGFRARVMFPIFDPQGDPVGFGGRSLPGGPPPKYRNSPETPLYAKSKVLYGLNWAKTDVVAADEVVVCEGYTDVIGFATAGVPRAVATCGTALTEDHVRLLTRFAKRVVLAFDADAAGQSAAERFYEWERRYGIQVAVAALPPGADPADLALSDPPALRKAVEQATSFLGFRVDRALDRPAAELRSPEGRAAAAEAALAMIREHPNEIVREEYAARVAARLGLAPQRLAQLANRRGGPVRVDRPAPDRRAGRESGPEVELVRLALHRGDELAELVDLTAPGRAEVLVTDDGLLAALRARQAAPSLRAAIDAADPATAEVLLRLGVEESTADPADVLRLLVRAAADRELAAWARLLEDADLDLQRQVLAACDYLKGQVDALFADHAESGLGDVGQLVAWLADRSEEGG, from the coding sequence GTGGGCATCCTCGACGAGGACGTCGAGCGGGTTCGCGCCGCGTCCAACCTCGTGGACGTGGCCGGCCAGTACGTGGCCCTCCGGCGGGTCGGGCGCCAGTGGGTCGGCGTGTGCCCGTTCCACGCCGAGAAGACCCCGTCGTTCTCGGTCAACGGCGAGGAGGGCGTCTACTACTGCTTCGGGTGCCAGGCGCGGGGCGACACGATCACCTTCGTCCGGGAGATCGAGCACCTGGACTTCGTCGGCGCCGTCGAGCTCCTCGCCGCCAAGTCCGGCATCACGCTCCGGTACACCGACCGGGCCCAGGGGGAGGGCCGCAAGCGGCGGGCCCGCCTGGTCGAGGCGCTGGCCACGGCCGTCGACTGGTACCACGAGCGGCTGCTGGCCTCCCCCGACGCCGCCCCGGCCCGGTCCTACCTGCGGTCCAGGGGCTTCGACGGGGACCTCGTCCGCCGCTACCGGCTCGGGTGGGCGCCCGAGGGGTGGGACACCCTGGTGCGGGCCCTCCGCCTGTCCGAGGACGTCGTGCGGGACACCGGCCTCGGCGTGCCCGGCCGGCGGGGCGGGATGATCGACGGCTTCCGGGCCAGGGTGATGTTCCCGATCTTCGACCCCCAGGGCGACCCCGTCGGGTTCGGCGGCCGGTCGCTCCCCGGCGGGCCGCCGCCCAAGTACCGCAACTCGCCGGAGACCCCGCTCTACGCCAAGTCGAAGGTGCTGTACGGGCTGAACTGGGCGAAGACCGACGTGGTGGCGGCGGACGAGGTCGTCGTGTGCGAGGGCTACACCGACGTGATCGGGTTCGCCACGGCCGGCGTCCCCCGGGCGGTGGCCACCTGCGGGACGGCGCTGACCGAGGACCACGTCCGCCTCCTCACCCGGTTCGCCAAGCGGGTGGTGCTGGCCTTCGACGCCGACGCCGCCGGGCAGTCGGCGGCCGAGCGCTTCTACGAGTGGGAGCGCCGGTACGGCATCCAGGTCGCCGTCGCCGCGCTCCCGCCCGGCGCCGACCCGGCCGACCTGGCCCTCTCGGACCCGCCGGCGCTGCGCAAGGCGGTCGAGCAGGCGACCTCGTTCCTCGGCTTCCGGGTCGACCGGGCCCTCGACCGGCCGGCGGCCGAGCTGCGCAGCCCCGAGGGCCGGGCGGCGGCGGCCGAGGCGGCCCTGGCGATGATCCGCGAGCACCCGAACGAGATCGTCCGGGAGGAGTACGCGGCCAGGGTGGCCGCCCGCCTCGGGCTGGCGCCCCAGCGCCTGGCCCAGCTGGCCAACCGCCGGGGCGGGCCGGTGCGGGTCGACCGGCCGGCGCCCGACCGGCGGGCGGGGCGGGAGAGCGGGCCCGAGGTCGAGCTGGTCCGGCTGGCCCTGCACCGGGGCGACGAGCTGGCCGAGCTGGTCGACCTGACCGCGCCGGGGCGGGCCGAGGTGCTGGTCACCGACGACGGGCTGCTCGCCGCCCTGCGGGCCCGCCAGGCCGCCCCGAGCCTCAGGGCCGCCATCGACGCCGCCGACCCGGCCACCGCCGAGGTGCTGCTCCGCCTCGGCGTCGAGGAGAGCACGGCCGACCCGGCCGACGTCCTCCGCCTGCTCGTGCGGGCCGCCGCCGACCGGGAGCTGGCCGCCTGGGCCCGGCTCCTGGAGGACGCCGACCTGGACCTCCAGCGCCAGGTGCTGGCCGCTTGCGACTATCTCAAGGGTCAGGTCGACGCGCTCTTCGCAGACCACGCCGAGAGCGGCCTCGGTGACGTTGGGCAGTTGGTAGCCTGGCTGGCAGACCGATCCGAGGAGGGGGGATGA
- a CDS encoding TerC family protein, whose product MTPALFAASDSGTVTGTHFHVEPWVWAAFIATIAVLLIVDLLAVHRTAHVISVKEAAIESAVWISLGLSFTFVIWWWQGGSVAGEYLSGFLIEKSLSVDNVFVWAVIFSYFGVPQQYQFRTLFWGVFGALVLRAAFIFGGVALLESFHAVVYAFGILLLVTAWRIGRHDETEVHPERNLVLRVVRKVVPSTNEYDGQKMFTRRTGKRLATPLFAVLVMVETTDVVFAVDSIPAILAITSEQFIVFSSNAFAILGLRSLYFLLAGMADRFRYLNIGLAFILAFVGIKFLVIDLVHVPTALSLGVIAVILAVTVVLSLRADRREGLTAADVTDRSRPEG is encoded by the coding sequence ATGACCCCCGCGCTCTTCGCCGCGTCCGACAGCGGGACGGTCACCGGCACCCACTTCCACGTCGAGCCGTGGGTGTGGGCCGCCTTCATCGCCACGATCGCCGTCCTGCTCATCGTGGACCTGCTGGCCGTCCACCGCACCGCCCACGTCATCTCCGTCAAGGAGGCGGCGATCGAGTCGGCGGTGTGGATCTCCCTCGGCCTGTCGTTCACGTTCGTGATCTGGTGGTGGCAGGGCGGGTCGGTGGCCGGGGAGTACCTCTCGGGGTTCCTGATCGAGAAGAGCCTCTCGGTCGACAACGTCTTCGTCTGGGCGGTGATCTTCAGCTACTTCGGGGTCCCGCAGCAGTACCAGTTCAGGACCCTGTTCTGGGGGGTGTTCGGCGCGCTCGTCCTCCGGGCCGCGTTCATCTTCGGCGGGGTCGCCCTGCTGGAGTCGTTCCACGCCGTCGTCTACGCGTTCGGCATCCTCCTGCTCGTCACCGCCTGGCGCATCGGCCGCCACGACGAGACCGAGGTCCACCCCGAGCGCAACCTCGTCCTGCGCGTCGTGCGCAAGGTCGTCCCGTCCACCAACGAGTACGACGGCCAGAAGATGTTCACCCGGCGGACGGGCAAGCGGCTGGCCACGCCGCTGTTCGCCGTGCTGGTGATGGTCGAGACCACCGACGTGGTGTTCGCCGTCGACTCGATCCCGGCGATCCTCGCCATCACCAGCGAGCAGTTCATCGTGTTCTCGTCGAACGCGTTCGCCATCCTCGGCCTGCGCTCGCTGTACTTCCTGCTCGCCGGGATGGCCGACCGGTTCCGCTACCTGAACATCGGCCTCGCGTTCATCCTCGCCTTCGTCGGCATCAAGTTCCTCGTCATCGACCTCGTCCACGTGCCGACGGCGCTGTCGCTCGGCGTCATCGCCGTCATCCTCGCGGTGACCGTCGTCCTGTCCCTGCGGGCCGACCGCAGGGAGGGCCTGACGGCGGCCGACGTGACCGACCGCAGCCGCCCGGAGGGCTGA
- the ppdK gene encoding pyruvate, phosphate dikinase, with translation MAYVFAFDHEHERPPMELKDLLGGKGANLAEMTSVLQLPVPPGFTISTEACREYLRTGGWPEGLEEEVARHRERLESAMGKRLGDPVDPLLVSVRSGAKFSMPGMMDTVLNLGLNDQSVEGLAKQTSDERFAYDSYRRFVQMFGKIVLDVPGEEFDAEFDQAKERAGVAADSDLGVDVLRALVQRYKEIVESHTGSPFPQDPTEQLHEAIEAVFRSWNGPRAIAYRTREKISHDLGTAVNVQVMVFGNRDDNSGTGVGFTRDASTGQQGAYGDFLVNAQGEDVVAGIRATEPLSALKDRFPTIYDELMGIFQRLERHYRDMLDTEFTIEQGKLWMLQTRVGKRTGAAALRMAVDMTTDPAIELSKEEAVLRVTAEHLDQVLHPQFEKGGERRVIAKGLAASPGAAVGRVYFDADDAVDAFDRGEQVILVRQETSPEDVHGMSVAEGILTSRGGLVSHAAVVARGWGKPAVCGAESVKVGRRSFTAGDVTVNEGDTISIDGTTGEVVLGEMLLTAGSTPPEFDRILSWADEIRAGKLGVRANADTGEDAARAREYGAEGIGLCRTEHMFLGEDRLPVVRAMILADTPEEEAAALDKLLEVQRADFVSVLEAMDGLPVTVRLLDPPLHEFLPSTEELMVKQATDGLTAEEEDLLRAARSWEEQNPMLGTRGVRLGVIKPGLYAMQVRALMEAAVQRVEAGGRPVVEIMIPLTVTREELAEARRWVEQAVEEVAGATDRHIDVLIGTMIETPRAAVRADEIAEVADFFSFGTNDLTQMTFGFSRDDVEGRLMSTYLEQGLLRRNPFETLDASGVGELVRMGVERGRASNPSLKLGVCGEHGGDPESIVEFHAAGLDYVSCSPFRVPIARLSAAHAVLGTGQSGDTR, from the coding sequence GTGGCCTACGTCTTCGCCTTCGACCACGAGCACGAGCGCCCCCCGATGGAGCTGAAGGACCTGCTCGGCGGCAAGGGCGCCAACCTCGCGGAGATGACCTCGGTGCTGCAGCTGCCGGTGCCGCCGGGGTTCACGATCTCGACCGAGGCCTGCCGCGAGTACCTGCGCACCGGGGGGTGGCCCGAGGGCCTCGAGGAGGAGGTGGCCCGCCACCGGGAGCGCCTCGAGTCGGCCATGGGCAAGCGCCTCGGCGACCCGGTCGACCCGCTCCTCGTGAGCGTGCGGTCGGGCGCGAAGTTCTCGATGCCCGGGATGATGGACACGGTCCTCAACCTCGGGCTCAACGACCAGTCCGTCGAGGGCCTGGCCAAGCAGACGAGCGACGAGCGCTTCGCCTACGACAGCTACCGGCGCTTCGTCCAGATGTTCGGCAAGATCGTGCTCGACGTGCCCGGCGAGGAGTTCGACGCCGAGTTCGACCAGGCCAAGGAGCGGGCCGGCGTGGCCGCCGACTCGGACCTCGGGGTCGACGTGCTGCGGGCGCTCGTCCAGCGGTACAAGGAGATCGTCGAGTCCCACACCGGGTCGCCGTTCCCGCAGGACCCGACCGAGCAGCTCCACGAGGCCATCGAGGCCGTGTTCCGCTCCTGGAACGGGCCCAGGGCCATCGCCTACCGCACCAGGGAGAAGATCAGCCACGACCTGGGCACGGCGGTGAACGTCCAGGTGATGGTGTTCGGCAACCGGGACGACAACTCGGGCACCGGGGTCGGCTTCACCCGGGACGCGTCCACCGGCCAGCAGGGCGCCTACGGCGACTTCCTCGTGAACGCCCAGGGCGAGGACGTGGTCGCCGGCATCCGGGCCACCGAGCCGCTGTCGGCCCTGAAGGACCGCTTCCCGACGATCTACGACGAGCTCATGGGCATCTTCCAGCGGCTCGAGCGCCACTACCGGGACATGCTCGACACCGAGTTCACGATCGAGCAGGGCAAGCTCTGGATGCTCCAGACCCGGGTCGGCAAGCGCACCGGCGCGGCCGCCCTGCGGATGGCCGTCGACATGACCACCGACCCGGCCATCGAGCTGTCGAAGGAGGAGGCCGTCCTCCGGGTGACGGCCGAGCACCTCGACCAGGTGCTGCACCCGCAGTTCGAGAAGGGCGGCGAGCGCCGCGTGATCGCGAAGGGCCTGGCCGCCTCGCCGGGCGCGGCCGTCGGCCGGGTCTACTTCGACGCCGACGACGCCGTGGACGCCTTCGACCGGGGCGAGCAGGTGATCCTCGTCCGCCAGGAGACCTCGCCCGAGGACGTGCACGGCATGTCGGTGGCCGAGGGCATCCTCACGTCCCGCGGCGGCCTGGTCAGCCACGCCGCCGTCGTGGCCAGGGGCTGGGGCAAGCCGGCGGTGTGCGGCGCCGAGTCCGTCAAGGTCGGCCGCCGGTCGTTCACGGCCGGCGACGTCACCGTCAACGAGGGCGACACGATCTCGATCGACGGCACCACCGGCGAGGTCGTCCTCGGCGAGATGCTGCTGACGGCCGGGTCGACGCCGCCGGAGTTCGACCGCATCCTCTCCTGGGCCGACGAGATCCGGGCCGGCAAGCTCGGCGTGCGGGCGAACGCCGACACCGGCGAGGACGCGGCCAGGGCGCGGGAGTACGGGGCCGAGGGCATCGGCCTGTGCCGCACCGAGCACATGTTCCTCGGCGAGGACCGCCTCCCGGTCGTGCGGGCCATGATCCTGGCCGACACGCCGGAGGAGGAGGCGGCCGCCCTCGACAAGCTGCTCGAGGTCCAGCGGGCCGACTTCGTGTCCGTGCTGGAGGCCATGGACGGGCTGCCCGTCACCGTCCGCCTGCTCGACCCGCCCCTGCACGAGTTCCTCCCGAGCACCGAGGAGCTCATGGTCAAGCAGGCCACCGACGGCCTGACCGCCGAGGAGGAGGACCTCCTGCGGGCGGCCCGGTCCTGGGAGGAGCAGAACCCGATGCTCGGCACCCGGGGTGTCCGCCTCGGCGTGATCAAGCCCGGGCTCTACGCCATGCAGGTGCGGGCGCTGATGGAGGCGGCCGTGCAGCGGGTCGAAGCCGGCGGCCGCCCGGTCGTCGAGATCATGATCCCGCTGACCGTCACCCGCGAGGAGCTGGCCGAGGCCAGGCGCTGGGTGGAGCAGGCCGTCGAGGAGGTGGCCGGCGCCACCGACCGCCACATCGACGTGCTGATCGGCACGATGATCGAGACCCCCCGGGCCGCGGTGCGGGCCGACGAGATCGCCGAGGTGGCGGACTTCTTCTCGTTCGGCACCAACGACCTCACCCAGATGACGTTCGGGTTCAGCCGCGACGACGTCGAGGGCCGGCTCATGAGCACCTACCTCGAGCAGGGCCTCCTCCGCCGCAACCCGTTCGAGACCCTCGACGCGAGCGGCGTCGGCGAGCTGGTCCGCATGGGCGTCGAGCGGGGGCGGGCGTCGAACCCGTCGCTGAAGCTCGGCGTGTGCGGCGAGCACGGCGGCGACCCGGAGTCGATCGTCGAGTTCCACGCCGCCGGGCTGGACTACGTGTCCTGCTCGCCGTTCCGGGTGCCGATCGCCCGGCTCTCGGCGGCGCACGCCGTCCTCGGCACCGGCCAGTCGGGCGACACCCGCTGA